In Cryptosporangium aurantiacum, one DNA window encodes the following:
- a CDS encoding response regulator transcription factor: MRVLVVEDFEILARTLGTGLRREGLAVDVVLDGNTALERLAVTPYDVVVLDRDVPGVHGDEVCRRIVAGHPACRVLMLTAASTVRQRVDGLGLGADDYLPKPFDFAELVARVRALGRRPGAALPPTLECGDLTLDPNSRVATRDGRRLELSPKEFAVLEYLLASPGRVISPEELLDHVWDEAADPFTTAVKTTIKRLRTKLGDPPVVHTVRGGGYRVGEP; the protein is encoded by the coding sequence GTGAGAGTGCTGGTCGTGGAGGACTTCGAGATCCTGGCCCGGACGCTGGGGACCGGGCTGCGGCGCGAGGGGTTGGCGGTCGACGTCGTCCTGGACGGGAACACCGCACTCGAGCGGCTCGCGGTCACCCCGTACGACGTCGTCGTGCTGGACCGGGACGTGCCGGGGGTCCACGGCGACGAGGTGTGTCGCCGGATCGTGGCCGGCCACCCGGCGTGCCGCGTCCTGATGCTCACCGCCGCGAGCACGGTCCGCCAACGCGTCGACGGCCTGGGTCTGGGCGCCGACGACTACCTGCCGAAACCGTTCGACTTCGCCGAGCTGGTCGCCCGGGTCCGCGCGCTGGGCCGCCGCCCCGGCGCCGCGCTGCCGCCGACGCTGGAGTGCGGCGACCTGACGCTCGACCCGAACAGCCGGGTCGCGACCCGCGACGGGCGTCGGCTGGAGCTGAGCCCGAAGGAGTTCGCGGTGCTGGAGTACCTGCTCGCGTCGCCGGGCCGGGTGATCTCGCCGGAGGAACTGCTCGACCACGTCTGGGACGAGGCCGCGGACCCGTTCACGACCGCGGTCAAAACCACGATCAAACGATTGCGGACGAAACTCGGCGACCCGCCGGTCGTCCACACCGTGCGCGGCGGCGGCTACCGGGTGGGCGAGCCGTGA
- a CDS encoding MFS transporter, translated as MTSTTISTPPDVASSRRWWALVTVGLAQLMVVLDATVVNIALPATQADLGFSNGDRQWIITAYSLAFGSLLLLGGRLSDLIGRKRTFVIALVGFAAASALGGAAQSFGALVGARALQGVFGALLAPTALAVLTTTFTVARERARAFGVFGAVAAAGGAIGLLLGGVLTETLSWRWTLYINVFIAVVAVIGTVVFVDAAERTGPRPRLDVPGTVLVSGALFAVVYGFANAETDGWGSAWTWGMLAVGVLLLAGFVLWQRRAAHPLLPLGIVLDRNRGAAYLSVLVAATGMFGVFLFVTYYLQGTLEYSPIRTGLAFLPMVIGLAVAAQLSTNVLVPRFGPKVMVPIGLGLGAVAMVALTRLGVHSTYASSLLVPLTLLGVGMGTTMPAAMQSATLGIDRQFAGVASALVNTSQQVGGSIGTALLNTLAATAATNYLAAHGPVSPAVAAEAAVHSYAVAYWWGAGFFATGAVLAAFLFRRRPATEVAADTAPSLAAEPVPAIAH; from the coding sequence ATGACCTCGACAACTATCTCGACGCCGCCCGATGTGGCGTCATCCCGGCGCTGGTGGGCGCTGGTCACGGTGGGTCTGGCCCAGCTGATGGTCGTGCTGGACGCCACCGTGGTGAACATCGCTCTACCGGCCACCCAGGCCGACCTCGGCTTCTCCAACGGCGACCGGCAGTGGATCATCACCGCGTACTCGCTGGCGTTCGGCAGCCTGCTGCTGCTCGGCGGGCGGCTGTCCGACCTGATCGGGCGCAAGCGGACGTTCGTCATCGCGCTCGTCGGTTTCGCCGCGGCCTCGGCGCTCGGCGGCGCGGCTCAGAGCTTCGGCGCGCTCGTCGGCGCCCGCGCGCTGCAGGGCGTCTTCGGTGCGCTGCTCGCGCCGACCGCGCTCGCGGTCCTGACCACGACGTTCACCGTGGCGCGCGAACGCGCCCGCGCGTTCGGCGTGTTCGGCGCCGTGGCGGCGGCCGGTGGTGCGATCGGCCTGCTGCTCGGCGGTGTCCTCACCGAGACGCTGAGCTGGCGCTGGACGCTCTACATCAACGTGTTCATCGCGGTCGTCGCGGTGATCGGCACGGTCGTGTTCGTCGACGCCGCCGAGCGCACCGGACCGCGTCCGCGCCTGGACGTCCCGGGCACCGTGCTGGTCTCCGGCGCGCTGTTCGCGGTCGTCTACGGCTTCGCCAACGCCGAGACCGACGGCTGGGGCTCGGCCTGGACCTGGGGGATGCTGGCCGTCGGCGTGCTGCTGCTGGCCGGGTTCGTGCTCTGGCAGCGCCGGGCTGCTCACCCGCTGCTCCCGCTGGGCATCGTGCTCGATCGCAACCGCGGCGCCGCGTACCTGTCGGTGCTGGTCGCCGCGACCGGCATGTTCGGCGTCTTCCTGTTCGTGACGTACTACCTGCAGGGCACGCTGGAGTACTCGCCGATCCGCACCGGGCTGGCGTTCCTGCCGATGGTCATCGGGCTCGCGGTGGCCGCGCAGCTCTCGACGAACGTGCTGGTGCCCCGGTTCGGGCCGAAAGTGATGGTGCCGATCGGGCTCGGGCTGGGTGCGGTGGCGATGGTCGCGCTGACCCGCCTCGGTGTTCACTCGACGTACGCGTCGAGCCTGCTCGTGCCGCTGACGCTGCTCGGGGTCGGAATGGGGACGACGATGCCCGCCGCGATGCAGTCCGCGACGCTCGGCATCGACCGGCAGTTCGCCGGGGTGGCGTCCGCGCTGGTGAACACGTCTCAGCAGGTCGGTGGCTCGATCGGCACCGCGCTGCTGAACACGCTGGCCGCGACCGCCGCGACGAACTACCTGGCCGCGCACGGGCCGGTCAGCCCGGCCGTCGCCGCGGAGGCCGCGGTGCACAGTTACGCGGTCGCGTACTGGTGGGGCGCCGGGTTCTTCGCGACCGGCGCGGTGCTCGCCGCGTTCCTGTTCCGCCGCCGCCCGGCCACGGAGGTGGCAGCGGACACCGCGCCGTCGCTCGCCGCCGAGCCGGTGCCCGCGATCGCACACTGA
- a CDS encoding TetR/AcrR family transcriptional regulator, whose amino-acid sequence MTSAAPAVKPGRKRDHTRDPEILDAALDVLAETGYEGMTIDQVAARAKAGKATLYRRWPSKAELVIDAIGCMKKEDLRPEALPDTGTLRGDLLAMIKPPTIQDATRKLQIMSGVVSMLSKHPELGDALRAAMIEPRAAANRFLLRRAIERGEIRADCDVEFLALLSPSMTFYRTLFQQRPVDREFLVSIIDEILLPAVRP is encoded by the coding sequence ATGACGTCCGCCGCGCCCGCCGTGAAGCCGGGCCGCAAGCGCGACCACACGCGCGACCCCGAGATCCTCGACGCGGCGCTCGACGTCCTGGCCGAGACCGGCTACGAGGGCATGACGATCGACCAGGTCGCGGCCCGCGCCAAGGCCGGCAAGGCCACGCTCTACCGCCGCTGGCCGTCGAAGGCCGAACTGGTCATCGACGCGATCGGCTGCATGAAGAAGGAAGACCTCCGGCCGGAGGCGCTGCCCGACACCGGCACGTTGCGCGGCGACCTGCTGGCGATGATCAAGCCGCCGACGATCCAGGACGCGACGCGCAAACTGCAGATCATGTCCGGCGTGGTCTCGATGCTGTCCAAGCACCCCGAGCTCGGTGACGCGCTCCGCGCCGCGATGATCGAGCCCCGCGCCGCCGCCAACCGGTTCCTGCTCCGGCGGGCGATCGAGCGCGGCGAGATCCGCGCCGACTGTGACGTCGAGTTCCTCGCGCTGCTCAGCCCGTCGATGACGTTCTACCGCACGCTGTTCCAGCAGCGTCCGGTCGACCGGGAGTTCCTGGTCTCGATCATCGACGAGATCCTGCTGCCCGCGGTCCGACCCTAG
- a CDS encoding ABC transporter permease subunit codes for MYTDALRAEWTKLRTSPGALWSVVALAVAIAGLSALAVAPVTCPCATDTTKLTLTGVQLGQAVAAVVAVMLLGGEYGTRMITVTLAALPSRTSMLAAKATLVGGLVAVAGTVGVGGAWVAGQAALGDELGAGAVWRPLVGSVLYLVLIALFGLGVAAITRNSAAAVGVVLGLLYVAPLVTAMVQDDDWQERLQRFGPADAGLAVQATINLDDLAISPWRGLGVLALWTLSALLLGGVLLHRRDA; via the coding sequence ATGTACACGGACGCCCTGCGGGCGGAATGGACCAAACTCCGGACGTCGCCCGGCGCGCTGTGGTCGGTGGTCGCGCTGGCGGTCGCCATCGCGGGGTTGAGCGCGCTCGCGGTCGCCCCGGTGACGTGCCCGTGCGCGACCGACACCACGAAGCTCACGCTGACCGGCGTCCAGCTCGGACAGGCGGTGGCGGCGGTGGTCGCGGTCATGCTGCTGGGCGGCGAGTACGGCACCCGGATGATCACGGTCACGCTCGCCGCGCTGCCGAGCCGGACGTCGATGCTGGCCGCGAAGGCGACTCTGGTCGGAGGGCTGGTCGCGGTCGCCGGGACGGTCGGCGTCGGCGGCGCCTGGGTGGCGGGGCAGGCCGCGCTCGGGGACGAACTCGGGGCCGGGGCGGTGTGGCGTCCGCTGGTCGGCTCGGTGCTGTACCTGGTGCTGATCGCGCTGTTCGGGCTCGGGGTCGCGGCGATCACCCGGAACTCGGCGGCGGCGGTCGGGGTGGTGCTGGGGCTGCTCTACGTCGCGCCGCTCGTCACCGCGATGGTGCAGGACGACGACTGGCAGGAGCGCCTGCAGCGGTTCGGGCCCGCCGACGCGGGCCTGGCCGTCCAGGCCACGATCAACCTGGACGACCTGGCGATCTCACCGTGGCGCGGCCTGGGCGTGCTGGCGCTGTGGACGCTCAGCGCGCTGCTGCTCGGCGGCGTCCTGCTCCACCGCCGCGACGCGTAG
- a CDS encoding sensor histidine kinase translates to MRLVSGHWLTLPSTVPVLRHHAVRVVVCAVAAGTLVVLIGAPYWRTHPVHGVVATLACAGFAAAGAMLSTGGPRRQLTGRLLIAGGFCWPFAWMVSWGGGPGPMLSFLAQFGFFVFLGTAILSYPEGRITRRQDRAWVVVAIGVLIGTEVALQSVTAPEWVGVHTGVSWLRVAENRTAFEVGIRSQAVAQVLLATWFAWLLWRRARWLSNLDRRIAIPVLVATAALGLVASVQSLLQPEAWTNVAELQAFYFNQGVIALVVSLAVVSGALRDRWWELSAPYRVVRITSSGTSVATVRGALADALRDGTLRLYFWAPAEHGWVDPAGRPAAPVPTGTAGAADPAETADPAEDRRWRISIAGEQHPLAIVDVDASLRRRPVLVDAVLRAGGQALLTAQLQAAASAHLAQVLAAQDRLEENKLAERSRLEQELRDGAQHRLGALAGRLDRLSEQTSDPVATVVATECRDEVRATLRELEHLARGLLPPQLREHGLGPAMEEVAARLRLPVRFVVCPGRFPAVVEATLYYALCEGLTNVAKYAPEATVQVAVTLADGWLTALVVDDGPGGAVAKPGGGLAGVERRARALAGWVRVDSSAEGTRLCVTVPADAALVA, encoded by the coding sequence ATGCGGCTGGTGTCGGGCCACTGGCTCACCCTTCCGAGCACCGTGCCGGTCCTCCGGCACCACGCGGTGCGGGTCGTCGTGTGCGCGGTGGCGGCCGGGACCCTGGTCGTGCTGATCGGCGCACCGTACTGGCGCACCCACCCGGTGCACGGTGTCGTCGCCACGCTCGCCTGCGCCGGGTTCGCCGCGGCCGGTGCGATGCTCTCGACCGGCGGTCCGCGGCGGCAGCTCACCGGCCGGTTACTGATCGCGGGCGGGTTCTGCTGGCCGTTCGCCTGGATGGTCTCCTGGGGCGGCGGCCCGGGCCCGATGCTCTCGTTCCTCGCCCAGTTCGGCTTCTTCGTGTTCCTCGGCACCGCGATCCTGTCGTACCCCGAGGGCCGGATCACCCGGCGGCAGGACCGGGCCTGGGTGGTCGTCGCGATCGGCGTGCTGATCGGCACGGAAGTCGCGCTCCAGTCCGTCACCGCGCCCGAGTGGGTGGGCGTGCACACCGGCGTCTCCTGGCTGCGGGTGGCGGAGAACCGGACCGCGTTCGAGGTCGGCATCCGGAGTCAGGCCGTCGCGCAGGTGCTGCTCGCCACCTGGTTCGCCTGGCTGCTCTGGCGCCGCGCCCGCTGGCTGTCCAACCTCGACCGGCGGATCGCGATCCCGGTGCTGGTGGCGACGGCCGCGCTCGGGCTGGTCGCGTCGGTCCAGTCGCTCTTGCAGCCCGAGGCCTGGACGAACGTCGCGGAGCTGCAGGCGTTCTATTTCAACCAGGGCGTGATTGCGCTGGTCGTGTCGCTGGCCGTGGTCTCCGGCGCGCTGCGTGACCGCTGGTGGGAGCTGAGCGCGCCGTACCGCGTCGTCCGGATCACCTCGTCCGGGACGTCGGTCGCGACGGTCCGGGGTGCGCTGGCCGACGCGCTCCGCGACGGGACCCTGCGCCTGTACTTCTGGGCGCCTGCCGAGCACGGGTGGGTCGACCCGGCCGGCCGGCCGGCTGCGCCGGTCCCTACCGGCACGGCCGGCGCTGCGGACCCGGCCGAGACGGCCGACCCGGCCGAGGACCGCCGGTGGCGGATCTCGATCGCCGGCGAGCAGCACCCACTGGCGATCGTCGACGTCGACGCCTCGCTGCGGCGCCGTCCGGTTCTGGTGGACGCCGTCCTGCGCGCCGGTGGCCAGGCGCTGCTCACCGCCCAGTTGCAGGCCGCGGCCAGCGCGCACCTCGCCCAGGTGCTGGCCGCCCAGGACCGGCTGGAGGAGAACAAGCTCGCCGAGCGGTCCCGGCTGGAACAGGAGCTGCGCGACGGGGCGCAACACCGCCTGGGCGCGCTCGCGGGTCGCCTGGACCGGCTGAGCGAGCAGACGTCCGACCCGGTGGCGACCGTCGTCGCCACCGAGTGCCGGGACGAGGTGCGCGCGACCCTGCGGGAGCTGGAGCACCTGGCGCGCGGGCTGCTCCCGCCACAGCTGCGCGAACACGGGCTCGGACCGGCGATGGAGGAGGTGGCCGCGCGGCTCCGGCTGCCGGTGCGGTTCGTGGTCTGCCCGGGACGGTTTCCGGCCGTGGTCGAGGCGACGCTCTACTACGCGCTCTGCGAGGGCCTGACGAACGTCGCGAAGTACGCGCCCGAGGCGACCGTGCAGGTCGCGGTCACGCTCGCCGACGGCTGGCTGACCGCTCTGGTGGTGGACGACGGGCCGGGCGGCGCCGTGGCGAAACCGGGCGGCGGGCTGGCAGGCGTCGAGCGGCGGGCTCGCGCGCTCGCCGGGTGGGTGCGGGTGGACAGTTCCGCCGAGGGCACCCGCCTGTGCGTCACCGTCCCGGCGGACGCTGCCCTAGTGGCGTGA
- a CDS encoding PstS family phosphate ABC transporter substrate-binding protein: protein MLSSIGDNADTILTFLTTIATLVTAAGWLFERVSSRSRKRLNYRVHWNESLTRPEGEPFADDLVLSHKGDVVKDPQVAVIRVENTGGTLTRDDFDQPLVFGFGKRQVIHAVVGETEGAKLKNAFGELGKEPVSTSELRLPAVEMRHGDRFKLTVLLTGVRDEVTGAWDHRDGGRLIEEERRVRRSRRGLALGGATLALLGLLLGLIIVPSDSEPRRVAISCHAGTVSISGSTALKPAIETLAGEFKKRCREASPDAEPQILVSESGSRTALDRLVKLGTAATNQEIQRTWLVMYDGTAADPGRVLARHTLGIGIFGVVAHRGAVPDGGLSREEVQRLWDGRASTYDVVGGTADLEVKLVSRQAGSGTRATFEQTVLGKRPAAAPETSSDCNGLDPKPKSDVVHCTLRTTDDVLRVVDSLDGAIGYADVRTAAKYPDVEVLRLDGYGPSEEDVASEAYPFWAVENLYTFGEPPAGTALKDFLAFLATDEAREILTEKFGYLPCSHFSRSEPARACASK, encoded by the coding sequence ATGCTCAGCAGCATCGGCGACAACGCCGACACGATTCTGACGTTCCTCACCACGATCGCGACGCTGGTCACCGCGGCCGGCTGGCTGTTCGAGCGGGTCAGCAGCCGGAGCCGCAAGCGGTTGAACTACCGGGTGCACTGGAACGAGTCGCTCACCCGGCCCGAGGGAGAGCCGTTCGCCGACGATCTCGTACTGAGCCACAAGGGCGACGTGGTCAAGGACCCCCAGGTCGCGGTGATCCGGGTCGAGAACACCGGCGGAACGTTGACCCGGGACGACTTCGACCAGCCGCTGGTATTCGGGTTCGGTAAGCGCCAGGTCATCCACGCGGTCGTCGGGGAGACGGAGGGCGCCAAGCTCAAGAACGCGTTCGGCGAGCTCGGCAAGGAACCGGTGTCCACCTCCGAGCTGCGCCTTCCGGCCGTGGAGATGCGACACGGCGACCGCTTCAAGCTCACCGTGCTGCTCACCGGCGTCCGCGACGAGGTCACCGGTGCCTGGGATCACCGGGATGGCGGCCGCCTGATCGAGGAGGAACGTCGGGTCCGGCGCAGCCGCCGTGGCCTGGCCCTCGGTGGTGCGACGCTCGCGTTACTGGGCCTGCTCCTCGGCCTGATCATCGTGCCGTCCGACTCCGAGCCGCGCCGGGTCGCGATCAGCTGCCACGCCGGCACCGTCTCGATCAGCGGCTCCACCGCACTCAAGCCGGCCATCGAGACGCTGGCGGGCGAGTTCAAGAAACGGTGCCGGGAGGCGAGCCCGGACGCCGAACCGCAGATCCTGGTCAGCGAGTCCGGGAGCCGGACCGCGCTGGACCGCCTCGTCAAGCTCGGCACCGCGGCCACCAACCAGGAGATCCAGCGCACCTGGCTGGTGATGTACGACGGCACCGCGGCCGACCCTGGCCGCGTCCTCGCCCGGCACACGCTCGGCATCGGGATCTTCGGCGTCGTCGCGCACCGGGGCGCGGTCCCGGACGGCGGCCTCTCCCGCGAGGAGGTCCAGCGGCTCTGGGACGGCCGGGCGTCCACGTACGACGTCGTCGGCGGCACCGCCGACCTGGAGGTCAAGCTCGTCAGCAGGCAGGCGGGCTCCGGGACGCGCGCCACGTTCGAGCAGACCGTGCTCGGGAAACGGCCGGCGGCGGCGCCGGAGACGTCGTCGGACTGCAACGGCCTGGACCCGAAGCCGAAGTCGGACGTCGTCCACTGCACGCTGCGGACCACCGACGACGTGCTCCGGGTCGTCGACTCGCTGGACGGGGCGATCGGCTACGCGGACGTCCGGACCGCGGCGAAGTACCCGGACGTCGAGGTGCTGCGGCTCGACGGCTACGGCCCGAGCGAGGAGGACGTGGCGTCCGAGGCCTATCCGTTCTGGGCCGTGGAGAACCTCTACACGTTCGGCGAACCGCCCGCGGGCACCGCGCTCAAGGACTTCCTCGCGTTCCTCGCCACCGACGAAGCGCGCGAGATCCTCACCGAGAAGTTCGGCTACCTTCCGTGCAGTCACTTCAGCCGGAGTGAGCCCGCTCGGGCATGCGCATCGAAGTGA
- a CDS encoding alkaline phosphatase D family protein, whose product MDYPLPRRRFLALVGSAGAGFLGPALVGADGVRAGVPSRAATVVPAGVFTLGVASGDPLPDGVVLWTRLAPRPTEGGGMPERPVPVRWEVAADERFRTIVKAGTATAHASAAHSVHVDVRGLRPAADYFYRFRVGSQASPVGRTRTAPAPDARPRRLRFATASCQNWQDGYYTAYRSLADEDLDFVAFLGDYIYEAAPWTGLLRAHCGTGQPYTLEDYRNRHAQYRTDPDLARAHAAAPWVVSLDDHDVDDNWTGAEPADPSVREAVPFTARKAAGIRAFVEHMPVRVGPDTELYRRLRFGTLATLHVLDTRRYRSPHATTVAEAEEPWRTMTGPGQERWLIDGLTRAGSDWNLLANQVLWASVDSRAGPGERYSFDNWDGYRVQRRRLLEYLGSGAARNPVVLTGDQHATWACDVKPHPGVDGSPILAAELAGTSITSGGDPDVEAFRREHAPLLAENPHCKYIDNRRGYLLGELTATALRVRLRVVDTVTDPHGGAVRTGARFVVENDRPGVTLDGPPDLSGAPGGTVTPLGQRPPGR is encoded by the coding sequence GTGGACTATCCGCTCCCCCGCCGCCGCTTTCTCGCCCTCGTCGGTTCCGCCGGGGCGGGTTTCCTGGGTCCCGCGCTGGTCGGCGCCGACGGTGTCCGCGCCGGCGTCCCCAGCCGTGCCGCGACCGTCGTCCCCGCGGGGGTGTTCACGCTCGGGGTGGCGTCCGGCGACCCGTTACCGGACGGCGTCGTGCTCTGGACGCGGCTCGCGCCGCGCCCCACGGAGGGCGGCGGCATGCCCGAGCGACCGGTTCCCGTGCGCTGGGAGGTCGCGGCCGACGAACGTTTCCGGACGATCGTCAAGGCCGGCACCGCAACCGCGCACGCGTCGGCGGCGCACTCCGTCCACGTCGACGTCCGCGGGCTGCGCCCCGCCGCCGACTACTTCTACCGCTTCCGGGTCGGGAGCCAGGCCTCCCCGGTCGGCCGCACCCGTACCGCGCCCGCGCCGGACGCCCGGCCCCGCCGGCTCCGGTTCGCCACCGCGTCGTGCCAGAACTGGCAGGACGGCTACTACACCGCGTACCGCTCGCTCGCCGACGAGGACCTGGACTTCGTCGCGTTCCTCGGCGACTACATCTACGAGGCCGCGCCGTGGACCGGGCTGCTCCGCGCGCACTGCGGCACCGGCCAGCCGTACACACTGGAGGATTACCGCAACCGCCACGCCCAGTACCGCACCGACCCCGACCTGGCCCGGGCGCACGCCGCCGCGCCCTGGGTCGTCTCGCTGGACGACCACGACGTGGACGACAACTGGACCGGCGCGGAACCGGCCGACCCGTCGGTCCGCGAGGCGGTGCCGTTCACCGCGCGCAAGGCGGCGGGCATCCGGGCGTTCGTCGAGCACATGCCGGTCCGGGTCGGGCCGGACACCGAGCTCTACCGGCGATTACGGTTCGGGACGCTGGCCACGCTGCACGTCCTCGACACCCGCCGGTACCGGTCGCCGCACGCCACCACCGTGGCGGAGGCCGAGGAGCCCTGGCGGACGATGACCGGGCCCGGCCAGGAGCGGTGGCTGATCGACGGGCTGACCCGCGCCGGGAGCGACTGGAACCTGCTCGCGAACCAGGTGCTGTGGGCCTCGGTGGACAGTCGCGCGGGCCCGGGCGAGCGGTACAGCTTCGACAACTGGGACGGCTACCGCGTGCAGCGCAGGCGGCTGCTGGAGTACCTGGGAAGCGGCGCCGCGCGCAACCCGGTCGTCCTCACCGGGGACCAGCACGCGACCTGGGCCTGCGACGTGAAGCCCCACCCCGGCGTGGACGGCTCCCCGATTCTCGCCGCCGAGCTGGCCGGGACGTCGATCACGTCCGGCGGCGACCCGGACGTCGAGGCTTTCCGCCGCGAGCACGCGCCGTTGCTGGCGGAGAACCCGCACTGCAAGTACATCGACAACCGGCGCGGCTACCTGCTCGGCGAGCTGACCGCGACCGCGCTCCGCGTCCGGCTGCGGGTCGTCGACACGGTGACCGACCCCCACGGTGGAGCGGTACGCACGGGCGCCCGCTTCGTCGTCGAGAACGACCGCCCCGGCGTCACTCTGGACGGGCCGCCCGATCTGTCCGGCGCCCCCGGCGGCACGGTCACGCCACTAGGGCAGCGTCCGCCGGGACGGTGA
- a CDS encoding SGNH/GDSL hydrolase family protein: MMILEDADPMCLPPDSASALLAAAPWRRYAVIGDSLSAGTGDAIPGYRAAGWSDRLAGHLRDVHPRLAYLNTAVVGATTADTLGSQLDEALSFGPDLLHLPCGANDLLRRQPDYERIARLLRVLYTRSATSGALLTTFTLSSEYVVPVFPDWRDRIRRLNALVRALAAEFDAVLVDMEDHPVNARDDLLSADRIHFSTAGQAVLAAEMVRALARQLTR; this comes from the coding sequence ATGATGATTCTCGAGGACGCCGACCCGATGTGCCTCCCGCCGGACAGCGCGTCCGCGTTACTCGCCGCCGCGCCCTGGCGTCGGTACGCGGTGATCGGCGACAGCCTCTCCGCGGGCACCGGCGACGCCATCCCCGGCTACCGGGCCGCCGGATGGTCCGACCGGCTCGCCGGCCACCTCCGTGACGTCCATCCCCGGCTCGCGTACCTCAACACCGCGGTCGTCGGCGCCACGACCGCGGACACGCTCGGCTCCCAGCTCGACGAGGCGCTCTCGTTCGGGCCGGACCTGCTGCACCTGCCGTGCGGCGCCAACGACCTGCTGCGGCGACAGCCGGACTACGAGCGGATCGCCCGGCTGCTGCGCGTCCTCTACACGCGGTCGGCCACCAGCGGCGCGCTGCTCACCACGTTCACGCTCTCGTCCGAGTACGTCGTCCCGGTGTTCCCGGACTGGCGCGACCGGATCCGGCGGCTCAACGCGCTCGTCCGCGCGCTGGCCGCGGAGTTCGACGCGGTCCTCGTCGACATGGAGGACCACCCGGTCAACGCGCGGGACGACCTGCTCAGCGCCGACCGGATCCACTTCTCCACCGCCGGGCAG
- a CDS encoding ABC transporter permease subunit gives MTGQFARVLRAEWTKFRTVRGWVVATAVAAVLIVGLGVAPGMGGTCGTGCRLPVGPEGQEVTDNFRFVHRALTGDGSITARLTALTGEKPSSEGPSEPGLVSWAKAGLILKDGTDPGSSYVAVMLTGAHGVRLQYDYVHDVAGPAGDTAPQWLRLTRTGDTVTAAVSADGARWQTVGQATLPNLPETLEAGMFTTSPQYAEVSSQSSFGTTGAMGGPSTATGVFDQVRLEGDAEAAWSSDQVGGPDRPEDVPTGGGPDEDGDTDRAAGADTGSREEGGVFTLTGSGDIAPAVTGAAGLGTSITQTLVGTFAGLVLFVVVGVLFVTAEYRRGLIGTTLAAGPPRGRMLVAKALVVGAVTAITGAVAAAAVLTLGQRVLRGNGVYVHAASTATEVRIVLGTAVLLAVCAVLALALGVVLRRGAVALTVVLAITVLPYLLAMSVLPADAADWVLRITPAAAFAVQQSAVEYAQVDNLYLPVEGYFPLPPAGGLAVLLAWAAAAFTLATVVLRRRDV, from the coding sequence ATGACCGGCCAGTTCGCGCGGGTGCTCCGCGCCGAGTGGACAAAGTTCCGCACGGTCCGGGGCTGGGTGGTCGCGACCGCCGTCGCCGCGGTGCTCATCGTCGGCCTCGGCGTCGCGCCCGGCATGGGCGGAACGTGCGGCACCGGCTGCCGGTTGCCGGTCGGCCCGGAGGGCCAGGAGGTCACCGACAACTTCCGGTTCGTGCACCGCGCGCTGACCGGCGACGGCAGCATCACCGCCAGGCTCACGGCGCTGACCGGCGAGAAGCCGTCGTCCGAGGGGCCGTCGGAACCGGGGCTGGTGTCGTGGGCCAAGGCCGGGCTGATCCTGAAGGACGGCACCGACCCCGGGTCCTCGTACGTGGCCGTGATGCTCACCGGCGCCCACGGCGTCCGCCTGCAGTACGACTACGTGCACGACGTCGCCGGCCCGGCCGGGGACACGGCGCCGCAGTGGCTGCGGCTGACCCGCACCGGCGACACGGTGACCGCGGCCGTGTCGGCGGACGGCGCCCGGTGGCAGACCGTGGGGCAGGCGACGCTGCCGAACCTGCCGGAGACCCTGGAGGCGGGGATGTTCACCACGTCGCCGCAGTACGCCGAGGTGTCGTCGCAGTCGTCGTTCGGCACGACCGGCGCGATGGGCGGCCCGTCGACCGCGACCGGAGTGTTCGACCAGGTGCGGCTCGAGGGGGACGCGGAGGCCGCCTGGAGCAGCGACCAGGTCGGCGGGCCCGACCGGCCGGAGGACGTCCCGACCGGCGGTGGTCCGGACGAGGACGGCGACACCGATCGCGCGGCGGGCGCCGACACCGGCTCACGCGAGGAGGGCGGCGTGTTCACGCTGACCGGGTCCGGCGACATCGCGCCCGCGGTCACCGGTGCGGCCGGGCTGGGCACCAGCATCACCCAGACGCTCGTCGGGACGTTCGCCGGGCTGGTCCTGTTCGTCGTCGTCGGCGTGCTGTTCGTGACCGCCGAGTACCGGCGGGGGCTGATCGGCACGACGCTGGCCGCAGGTCCGCCGCGCGGCCGGATGCTGGTGGCCAAGGCGCTGGTGGTCGGCGCGGTCACGGCGATCACCGGCGCAGTCGCGGCCGCGGCCGTGCTGACGCTCGGGCAGCGGGTGCTGCGCGGCAACGGCGTGTACGTCCATGCGGCGTCCACGGCGACCGAGGTGCGGATCGTGCTCGGGACCGCGGTGCTGCTGGCGGTCTGCGCGGTGCTGGCGCTGGCCCTGGGTGTCGTGCTGCGGCGCGGGGCGGTGGCGCTCACCGTCGTGCTGGCGATCACCGTGCTGCCGTATCTGCTGGCGATGAGCGTGCTGCCGGCCGACGCCGCGGATTGGGTGCTGCGGATCACGCCGGCCGCCGCGTTCGCGGTGCAGCAGAGCGCGGTCGAGTACGCCCAGGTCGACAACCTGTACCTCCCGGTGGAGGGGTACTTCCCGCTGCCGCCCGCCGGTGGCCTGGCCGTGCTGCTGGCCTGGGCCGCGGCCGCGTTCACGCTGGCCACGGTCGTGCTCCGCCGGCGGGACGTCTGA